In Bacteroides coprosuis DSM 18011, the following are encoded in one genomic region:
- a CDS encoding hypothetical protein (KEGG: bfs:BF3246 hypothetical protein~SPTR: Putative uncharacterized protein;~IMG reference gene:2504106417~PFAM: DNA alkylation repair enzyme), whose translation MNIHEQIKEIKGQLRLFMNGVVSASMRKKGLDYKLNFGVELPRIKEIAKGIKNPSVALAEALWMENIRECKILATLIYPKEDFSSDTAELWVSQVENIEIARLLSMHILQHLDYIRPLCLKWIASGKEMNEVIGYITISRLLLREDSMDERAADEFTNQAIIAAVSGDFILRDSSILALKNFMQQNENHKNKILALVEPLTQSENEFAKVLYNLIQEEAMYL comes from the coding sequence ATGAATATTCACGAACAAATAAAAGAAATCAAAGGACAACTCCGTTTATTTATGAACGGAGTTGTTTCTGCAAGTATGCGAAAGAAGGGGCTTGATTATAAATTGAATTTTGGAGTTGAGCTGCCTAGAATTAAAGAAATAGCAAAAGGTATTAAAAATCCTAGTGTTGCACTAGCTGAAGCACTTTGGATGGAAAATATAAGAGAATGCAAAATTTTGGCTACTCTGATATATCCTAAAGAAGATTTTAGTTCGGATACTGCTGAACTATGGGTTAGTCAAGTAGAAAATATAGAGATTGCTCGCTTATTGAGTATGCATATTCTACAGCACTTAGATTATATCCGTCCTTTATGTCTGAAATGGATTGCGAGTGGTAAAGAGATGAACGAGGTAATTGGCTACATTACGATATCTCGTCTATTGCTGAGAGAGGATTCTATGGATGAACGTGCAGCAGATGAGTTTACAAATCAAGCAATAATAGCTGCTGTGTCAGGAGACTTTATACTCAGAGATTCTTCTATTTTAGCATTAAAGAACTTCATGCAACAAAACGAGAATCACAAAAACAAAATATTAGCTTTAGTTGAACCTTTGACTCAATCAGAGAATGAGTTTGCTAAAGTATTATACAATCTTATTCAGGAAGAAGCAATGTACTTATAA